The Methanobacteriaceae archaeon genome has a window encoding:
- the mcrG gene encoding coenzyme-B sulfoethylthiotransferase subunit gamma has product MVQIYPGTSQVAQNRRNFCDPEYELEKLREISDEDVVKILGHRAPGEEYKSVHPPLDEMDEPDDIVRELVTPIDGAKAGDRIRYIQFVDSMYFAPAQPYLRARSYLSRYRGIDTGTLSGRQVIEARERDIERLSKILLETEYFDTARTGIRGAGVHGHSLRLDENGLMFDMLRRQVFNKETGKVEMVKDQIGVELDEPVVLGEPLDEETLKAKTTIYRIDGEAYKDDKDAVEVLHNIHVSRSFGAFDPNAGW; this is encoded by the coding sequence ATGGTACAAATTTATCCAGGTACTTCTCAGGTTGCTCAAAACAGAAGAAATTTCTGTGACCCAGAGTATGAATTAGAAAAATTAAGAGAAATCTCTGATGAAGACGTAGTAAAAATATTAGGTCACAGAGCTCCAGGTGAAGAATACAAATCTGTTCACCCACCATTAGATGAAATGGACGAGCCTGATGACATTGTAAGAGAATTAGTAACCCCTATCGACGGTGCAAAAGCAGGGGACAGAATTAGATACATTCAATTCGTAGACTCCATGTACTTTGCTCCAGCTCAACCTTACTTAAGAGCAAGATCTTACTTAAGCAGATACAGAGGAATCGATACTGGTACTTTATCCGGAAGACAAGTAATCGAAGCAAGAGAAAGAGATATCGAAAGATTATCCAAAATCCTCTTAGAAACCGAATACTTCGATACCGCAAGAACTGGTATTAGAGGTGCAGGTGTGCACGGTCACTCTTTAAGATTAGATGAAAATGGTTTAATGTTTGATATGCTTAGAAGACAAGTATTCAACAAAGAAACAGGTAAAGTTGAAATGGTAAAAGACCAAATTGGTGTAGAATTAGATGAACCTGTTGTATTAGGTGAACCATTAGATGAAGAAACATTAAAAGCAAAAACCACTATTTACAGAATAGATGGTGAAGCATACAAAGATGATAAAGATGCTGTTGAAGTATTACACAATATTCACGTATCCAGATCTTTCGGTGCTTTTGATCCAAACGCAGGATGGTAA
- the mcrA gene encoding coenzyme-B sulfoethylthiotransferase subunit alpha: protein MADKKFLDAMKQKFSEDPTEKSTQFYNMGGWKQSERKTAFVNEGKEIAEKRGIPMYNPDIGTPLGQRALMSYQLSGTDTFVEGDDLHFINNAAIQQAWDDIRRTVIVGLNTAHNVLEKRLGIEVTPETITNYLETVNHAMPGAAVVQEHMVETDPLIVQDSYVKVFTGDDELADEIDSAFVLDINKEFPEEQAEALKAEVGGAVWQAVRIPSIVGRVCDGGTTSRWSAMQIGMSMISAYNQCAGEGATGDFAYASKHAEVIQMGTYLPVRRARAANELGGVPFGFMADICQASRVSPDDPVQTSLEVVALGAALYDQIWLGSYMSGGVGFTQYATAAYTDNVLDDFTYYGKDYVEDKYGGLCEAPNNMDTVLDVGTEVTFYALDQYEEYPALLETHFGGSQRASVISAAAGCSTAFATGNAQTGLSAWYLGMYLHKEQHSRLGFYGYDLQDQCGAANVFAIRNDEGLPLEMRGPNYPNYAMNVGHQGEYAGIAQAPHAARGDAFAFNPLVKIAFADKNLVFDFSQVRAEFAKGALREFEPAGERTVITPAK from the coding sequence ATGGCTGATAAAAAATTCTTAGATGCAATGAAACAAAAATTCAGTGAAGATCCAACTGAAAAATCAACCCAATTCTATAACATGGGCGGTTGGAAACAATCTGAAAGAAAAACCGCATTTGTTAACGAAGGTAAAGAAATTGCTGAAAAAAGAGGAATCCCAATGTACAACCCAGACATTGGTACTCCTTTAGGTCAAAGAGCTTTAATGTCTTACCAATTATCCGGCACTGACACTTTTGTTGAAGGTGACGATTTACACTTCATTAACAACGCAGCTATCCAACAAGCTTGGGATGACATTAGAAGAACTGTAATTGTAGGTTTAAACACTGCTCACAATGTTCTTGAAAAAAGATTAGGTATTGAAGTAACTCCTGAAACTATTACTAACTACTTAGAAACTGTAAACCACGCTATGCCTGGTGCAGCTGTAGTTCAAGAACACATGGTAGAAACTGACCCATTAATCGTACAAGATTCTTACGTAAAAGTTTTCACTGGTGATGACGAATTAGCTGACGAAATCGACTCCGCATTTGTTTTAGACATTAACAAAGAGTTCCCTGAAGAACAAGCTGAAGCTTTAAAAGCTGAAGTTGGTGGAGCTGTATGGCAAGCTGTAAGAATTCCTTCCATCGTAGGAAGAGTTTGTGACGGTGGTACTACCTCCAGATGGTCTGCTATGCAAATTGGTATGTCCATGATTTCTGCATACAACCAATGTGCTGGTGAAGGAGCTACTGGTGACTTCGCATACGCATCCAAACACGCAGAAGTTATTCAAATGGGTACCTACTTACCTGTAAGAAGAGCAAGAGCAGCAAACGAACTTGGTGGAGTTCCATTCGGATTCATGGCAGATATCTGTCAAGCTTCCAGAGTATCCCCTGATGACCCTGTACAAACTTCCTTAGAAGTTGTAGCATTAGGTGCTGCTTTATACGACCAAATTTGGTTAGGTTCTTACATGTCTGGTGGTGTAGGATTCACTCAATATGCTACCGCAGCATACACTGATAATGTATTAGATGACTTCACTTACTACGGTAAAGATTACGTCGAAGACAAATACGGCGGATTATGTGAAGCACCTAACAACATGGACACCGTTTTAGACGTTGGTACTGAAGTAACCTTCTACGCATTAGACCAATACGAAGAATACCCAGCATTACTCGAAACTCACTTCGGTGGATCTCAAAGAGCTTCCGTTATTTCCGCAGCTGCTGGTTGTTCCACTGCATTCGCTACTGGTAACGCACAAACTGGTTTAAGCGCATGGTACTTAGGTATGTACTTACACAAAGAACAACACTCCAGATTAGGTTTCTACGGATACGATTTACAAGACCAATGTGGTGCTGCTAACGTATTCGCTATCAGAAACGATGAAGGTTTACCACTCGAAATGAGAGGACCAAACTATCCTAACTATGCAATGAACGTAGGTCACCAAGGTGAATACGCAGGTATTGCACAAGCTCCTCACGCAGCTCGTGGAGATGCTTTTGCTTTCAACCCATTAGTCAAAATTGC
- the mcrC gene encoding methyl-coenzyme M reductase I operon protein C, with amino-acid sequence MIGRCTHVVDCRETSGMGKGGSLAQRGTFAECGTDVCAVAMSPGRRHITKPVCEITFGLREANVLTSTVVLNAGAGVPHDAPASGGTLFGITDKEINQLNNFKLLVIHLGGVANHIIYKARLILRNVDKPCIIICESPVDCEDFAKIGVKTSKVMPADEDIKTQGIIKDIVTGVIRGETISQEKLDEIIRKVKLALGDA; translated from the coding sequence ATGATTGGAAGATGTACTCACGTTGTAGATTGTAGGGAAACAAGCGGTATGGGAAAAGGCGGAAGTCTTGCACAAAGAGGCACTTTTGCTGAATGTGGTACCGATGTATGTGCTGTTGCTATGTCCCCAGGACGTAGACACATTACTAAACCAGTTTGTGAAATTACATTTGGTTTACGTGAGGCCAATGTTTTAACAAGTACTGTGGTACTAAATGCTGGTGCTGGTGTTCCTCATGATGCTCCTGCATCTGGTGGAACTTTGTTCGGAATCACAGACAAAGAAATTAATCAATTGAATAATTTCAAGTTACTTGTTATCCACTTAGGTGGTGTTGCAAATCATATTATTTACAAAGCAAGGTTAATTTTAAGAAACGTAGATAAGCCTTGTATTATCATTTGTGAATCCCCTGTTGACTGTGAGGATTTTGCTAAGATTGGGGTTAAAACTTCAAAAGTAATGCCAGCAGATGAAGATATTAAGACCCAAGGAATCATTAAAGATATAGTAACAGGAGTTATCCGTGGTGAAACAATTTCACAAGAAAAATTAGATGAAATTATTAGAAAAGTTAAATTAGCATTAGGAGATGCATAA
- the mcrD gene encoding methyl-coenzyme M reductase operon protein D translates to MDIEIFPHRVLGSDTTEKLLNDLELIDDVQRTVIHGPRFPKGEETLPDKYKERRVITINGEDVVLQVKTARIFIELTMESTIKEIEEVCKKHIPFGFDINQDRSNYIRKHKTVSDKIKYGSAELPDELVGMTDQYSSFESHVNIIRRDTMD, encoded by the coding sequence ATGGATATTGAAATATTTCCTCATAGGGTTCTTGGTAGTGACACAACTGAAAAGTTGTTAAATGACTTGGAACTTATCGACGATGTTCAAAGAACTGTTATTCACGGTCCAAGATTTCCAAAAGGTGAAGAAACTTTACCTGATAAATATAAAGAACGTAGAGTTATTACCATTAATGGTGAAGATGTTGTTTTACAAGTTAAAACCGCAAGAATCTTCATTGAATTAACAATGGAATCTACGATTAAGGAAATTGAGGAAGTCTGTAAAAAACACATTCCGTTCGGTTTTGATATTAATCAAGACAGAAGTAATTATATTAGGAAACATAAAACTGTTTCTGATAAAATTAAGTATGGTTCAGCAGAATTGCCTGATGAACTCGTTGGAATGACTGATCAATATTCTAGCTTTGAAAGTCATGTGAACATTATTAGAAGAGATACTATGGATTAA